In Paenibacillus stellifer, the DNA window AAGAATCTGGAGGATGCCGCGCTTCAGGCGCGAACGATTGACAGTATCGTGAATACGGCGGCAGAGAAGGGCTTTAAAGGCATTATGCTGGATCTGGAAGGGCTTGGGTTGACCGGGGATAAAGCGAAAGCGCAGAGCGACTACAACGCCTTCGTCCGGAATCTGTCTGCGAAGGCCCGCGCACAGGGCCTGAAGCTTGGCATTGCCGTTCATCCGCTGAACAGCTCGTACGGCGGCTATGATTACAAGACGCTGGGGACACTGGCCGATGAGCTTGTCATCATGGCTTACGCATACGGTGATGAGAAATCACCGGAGCCGGCCGACAAGGTGGATGAAGCCATCCGGCTGGCGCTGAAGATGACGTCCAAGGACAAGCTGGTGCTCGGCATTTCGCTCCAGAGCGAGAATTCGTCATCGGTGAACACCAAGATCGGGCTGGCGAAGCGCTATGACCTGAAAGGCATCGCAGTGTGGCGGCTCGGACTGATTGCACAAGCGGCCTGGGACCAGATGAATGAATCCATTGAATTCGGCAATTAATCTGACTTTTGGCAAGTATCTATAACCATATATCAAAAGAACAACAGCCCTCCGGCTATTTATGCGGAGGGCTGTTGTCGGTTGTACGTGTCTCAGCAGGCAGGTGCACCCTGGATCAGGGATTACCAGGCTCCTTCGGTACTGACCGTAACCGCTCTGCTAGAAATTATAGCCCGTTTCCAGCAGCGACAGGGCTTCAGTCAGTATGTCCGGATAGCTCCGGTCATGCTGTTCGATAAAAAATTTCTGCGAAGCCATCGCGATGCCTACGAATGCCGCCGCGAGGCTGCGTACCCGAAGCTCATCCTTACTGCAGCCTTGGCGCTGGGCGATCACGCTGGCGACCATTTCTCCGGTTGTGATGATCTGCTGGATCATGGCGGCCTGCAGTTCGGGAATCTCGTACGATAACGACACCCGCTCCCAGATACCCACTACTTCATCTTCGGGAATCTGGTCGAAGCCGTCCTTGACCGCCCCTTTGAGAGCTTGAATGATGCTCAGCTCCGGAGGCTGCTTCAGAAAGCTCTCGATCAGCAGGGGATCATAATCATCTTCCAGTACAACCGCTTCTTTGGTGGAGAAGTAGCGGAAGAAAGTGCTGGGCGATATTTCGGAAGCTTCGGCGATTTGTTCCACGGTCGTAGCCTGATACCCCTGCTCGCGGAAGAGGCGCAGCGCATTCTCCTGAATGGTGGCTCTTGTCTTGAGTTTCTTTCGTTCCCGAAGTCCAGGCTTCGGACTGCTGTTATTCATGTCTGACAAATCCATCCCTCCACATAGGCCTACAAGGGGATTTCCGTTCCATACACTTACAGGAGGCAGTCTCCGGTTATGGTGACACAGGACTCCATTGGTATGGATGCTTCTCTTCAGTGTACCCTGATTTCGGCGGAAGGGACAAGCGCTTAAATCAGGAGGAGAGCTTTTGCGGCTCTGCAGCAGGCTCCGCCGTTTGGCGCGGCAGGAAGACAAGCGCCAGCAGGATGCCGGCCGCTGCAATGCCGGCGCAGATCCAGAGCATATGCTGCATGCCCTGGACGAAGGCGGATCGGACCATGCCCAGCAGGTCCGGCAAGTTCAACCGGCCGGCGACCGCAGCGCCGGCCGATGCGCTCTGGCGGACGGCCGACGCGGCTTCAACCGGGAGGCCGTCCAGCCGCAGGCCGCTGCGGTAGGCGGAGTTCAGCGCCGAGCCCAGCAGGGCGACGCCGACAGCTCCGCCGACCTGGCGCAGCGCCATGACCAGCGCTGAGCCGACGCCGCTGCGCTCGGCGGACAGCGCCCCGATCGCGAGATCCATCGAGATCGGCAGCGCGAAGCCGAGGCCCAAACCGGCGAGGGTGATCCATAAGGCGGCATAGCCATAAGTGCTGCCCGTGTCTGTGGCCGTGCCAAGGAGCAGAGCCGCCGCCATGACGGTGAAGCCAAGGGCAACAATGGTGCGCGAGTTCAGTTTCTTCAGGAGAAGATCGGAGTTCTTGGCGCCGACAAGCATTCCGCCGATCATCGGGAGCAGCCGCAGCCCGGTTCCCAAAGCGTCGGCTCCGTTAACGGCCTGAAAGTACTGCGGCATGACGAACAGCAGGCCGAATAAGGCGAACGACACGCAGGTGGCCAGAATGGTTCCCCAGGTGAAGCCGCGCGAATGGAAGAGCGACAGATCAATGAGCGGGTGCTCCGTCCGGCGCTCCCAGAGAACGAAGAAGATCAGAATAATGAGACCCGCCAGCAGGGTCGTGAGAGTGAGGGCATCTCCCAAGCCGTGCTCGCCCGCCCGGATAACACCGAAGGTTACGGCGGCCAGACCGATGCTGGATGATGCGACGCCTGCCACATCGAGCTTAAGGCGCAGCTCACTGCGTGATTCCGGCATGAGCAGCCCTACGGCAATCAGCGCGATCACAATAAGCGGAAGATTGATCAGGAAGACGGCCCCCCAGTTGTAATGATTCAGCAGCCATCCTCCAAGGATCGGGCCGAGCGGAATGCCGAGCATATTGGCCGAGGCCCAGACCATCATGGCTTTGGTCCGCTCGGGGCCTTCGAACAGTACGGGAAGCACGGACACGGATAGCGGGATGAGAAAGGCCGCACCCAATCCAAGCAAAGACCGCATAAAGATCAGCATACCGGTGGAGGCGGCATAAGCGCAGCCTGCCGATGCGCCGCCGAACAGGAGGAGGGCCAGCATCAGGAAGGTTTTGCGCCCGAACCGGTCGCCAAGCATGCCCGCAGGCAGCAGCATGGCAGCCAGCACCAGATTGTAGGAGTCCAGAATCCACTGGAGACGGCTGGTCGGAGCCTGCAGGTCCGTCGCCAGCGTCGGCAGAGCAACATTGAGAATGGTCATATCAAGACCGACCGCGAGCAATCCGAAGGTGAGTGAGAAGAGCACCCACCATTTCGATTTCAGGGAACGCGTCATTAGGTGAACCACCTTTCATAATCAAGGATACATTACATAATGGGATTTTATATAAAATGATAGTTACTGTCAAATTAAATATTGTGTCAAAATATTCGACAATCCGTTTCCTGAAAAGCAATCACTATCCTGAATGACAGTAACAAATGTCACAACCTTCGGAAGTCCAACCCGCTATAATCACTAAGGTTTGCCATTGACCTTTTTCATATATGTGGATATAAGCTATGCGCTTAGAAATGGCCTTGTAATTCTTGGTGAACACATGTTGTCCAAGGGACACCGCAAGGCGTCTATTCCTTGGGCTGTATTAACTCTCGGAGGGATTTCGATATCATGACTTACAAAGCATTGGAGCTGGTCAAACCGCAGGTCTGGGAGCTGGAGGGACTGGAGGTTGGCGTAACCTCGAACTGCAATTTCCGCTGCGATTACTGCTGCGCGTACAACCGGAATGACGGCCAGAGCCTGACTGGAAGCGAAATTATCACCATTCTGGAGGAGCTTCCGAAGCTGAAACGCGTTCGGCTGTCCGGTGGTGAAGTGACGCTGAAATATGAGGATTGTGTCGAGGTGGTATCCTACTGCGCCTCAAGAGGCATTTCGACTCAATTGAATTCCAACGCCAGCCTGCTGAACGAAGAGCGGATCGGAGGGCTGGCCAACGCCGGGCTGACGACGATCCATATTTCGTTCAATTTCACATCCGAAGAAGCGTTCTCCCGGTATTACAACATTCATCCAAGCATCTACCGCAAAATCTGCGAGAATATCGCCCTCTTCGCCCAGACGAACGTTGATACCGTTCTGGAGACACTGCTGTTCAGCGAGACGGAACGGAATATGCGGGAAATCAGCGACCATGTCTATGATTTGGGCGTGCGTACGCATGAAATTCAGAACAGCATTATTATGAATCACACCGGCTGGAAGTCGATCGCCGCCCGCGAAGGGCTCAAGGCTGCCGTGACGGACCTGATTGCGAACAAGCGGGAAGACACCATTCTGTACTTCACCTGCATGGACCGCTTCATGGAAGCGCTTGGCTTCCGGGAGCAGCCGGGGGTTTATTTCCCTCACTGCATCGAAGGCAAGACCCAGCTTCATCTGCACGGCAACGGCGATATTCTGATATCCGAGCTGTGCCATCCGGTAATTATCGGCAATATTTACAAAGGAACCTCACTGAAGGATATTTATAATCCGACGCCTGAGCCGCTGGCGGCATTTCTTGAGAAGCAGCCATGCCCGGCGCTGGATGCGCTGTTTCCGGAGGGGCTGCCGGTTACTTGACTGGGGCAATATTAAGAGTATATTAATCTCTCTCCTCCGGTAATGTTCATTAGGATCACTAAATAGCCTCATACTTAGGCCGTTTGTTTCGCGCAGAAAGCGTGAAGCGGACGGCCTTTTCGTATGGAGAGAGAGGGAGGAATTGGAAGGATTATTTCGGCAGAGAAAACATTCAATAAATCGTCTGCAAAAATTGTCGAAAATGATTCATTTTTGACGGAGAAAACCCGATAAAATCAGTAAAATCGATGGCGGGTCAGGGTTGCCAAACGCAGAGACTGCGCTTAAGGGGTGCTAAAGAATGAAAATTCGTACTAAGCTGTCAATCATGATTCTAGCTGTTACACTGCTGTCCACGCTGCTCATGGGCGGGTTCAGCTATATCAAATCAGCGGACTCGCTGGAGAATATGTCCGACGACTCCATGCTGTCACTGAACAAGAGCAGTGCCGAAACCATTAACGCCATGGTCGAAAAAGAACAAACCCGCATGGCCCAGTTCGCCGGCGAGTCCGACGTCAGGACACTGCTCAGTCAAGGCAAAAATGGAGGTGCGGCGGACGCGTCGATCCAGAAGGCTGTCACGGGCAGGCTGAAGGAAATCACCACAGAGGCCGGAAATCTTGAGCATGTCTTCGTGGTCAATTTGAAGGGTGATGATGTAGCGGACAGTGATGAAGCGCTGCTCGGCGCCAATTTCAGCGACAGAGCCTACACCAAGGCGGTGCTGGGGGCAGGTGAACCTTATATCAGCGAGACGTTGAAGTCCAAGTCGACAGGCGCATTTATACTGGCCTTCGCCCATCCTGTCAAGGTGGACGGCCAACTGGTCGGCTTCGTTGCATCCGCCGTTTTTGCGGACAGCCTGACAACGTATCTGGGCGACATCCACGCGGTTAACGGCTCTTCCAGCTACGCCTATATTGTGGATGATAAAGGCATACTGCTGTTTCATCCGACCAAGGAGAAAATCGGAGGGGCGGTCGAGAATGATAGCATAAAAGCTGTTGTGGCCCGTGTCCAGAAAGGTGAGAAGCCGGAGGATGCGATTGTCAGCTATGTCTTTAATGGTCTGGATAAAAAGGCAGCCTACACAGTTCTGCCGGATACGAAATGGACGCTTGTCCTGGCGGCGGATGTTGGAGAAGTTATGAAGCCGGTCAACGACATGACTACTTTTGTCGTCCTTTTGGGACTGGTCAGCCTTGTGGTGACCCTGCTGATCGGTCTGATCGTGTCCCAGCGGATTACGGCCCCGATTCTCAAGGTGACGGAGCTGATTAATAAGACGGCAGAGCTCGACCTGAAGTATGATGCAAGCTATGAGCATCTGCGCAAGAACAAGGACGAGACCGGAATCATCGCCAATGCGATGTTCCGAACGAGGGAAGCTCTCCGTGTAATGGCGGGCAGTCTGGTAAGCATATCGTCCAAGGTGCTGCACAATGCTGAGGAGCTGGAGCGGCTGGCGGTGGATGTCAGAGAGAACGCCCATGACAATGGAGCGACTACACAGGAGCTGTCAGCGGGAATGGAGGAGACAGCGGCTTCCACCGAGGAGATGACCGCGGCCATCCATGAAATCGACAGCAATGTCGGGGCGATTTCGGAGAAGGCGAAGTCAGGAGCGGCAGGAGCGGTTGAGATTGCAGACCGGGCGCTGTCGATGCGCGAAGAGACGCAGAAGTCGGCGGATCATGCGAAAGGGCTGTACACATCGGTCCGCGGCAAGATGGAACAAGCGATCGAAGACTCCGCACAGATTGAGCGGATCAACGAATTGGCGAAGACGATTATGGAGATTACCGCACAGACCAATCTGCTGTCGCTGAATGCGGGGATTGAAGCGGCCCGGGCGGGAGATGCGGGCAGAGGCTTCGCGGTCGTCGCAGGTGAAATCCGGAAGCTGGCCGAGAGATCGGCGCAGACGGCATCCGGCATCACGGAAATCGTGAGCGGCGTTCATACCTCGGTGGATCAGATGCGCGGAAGCTCAGAGGAGCTGCTGTCCTTCATCGACCAAAATGTGCTCACCGATTACGACAACTTCCTGGAGGTTAGCGAAAAATATACGGACGACGCCGAAATGGTCAGAAATCTGATGGAGGACTTCCAGAGCTCTGCCGGCCACCTGAGCGAGACAGTGTCCGCCATTACGATCGCCATTAACGAAGTGGCGGCGACGATCTCGGAAAGTGCGGCGGGCGTGCACGACATTGCGGAGCGTACATCTGATATCGTCGAGAAGACCTTCAAAGAGGCCGAAATGGCGGATGAAAATACGGTGAGCGCCAAAGAACTGCAGCGCCTGGTAGAGCAGTTCAAGCTGTAGAATGGATTAATAAGGGAGGCACCGGCAGCCGCTGGGGATGCCTCCCCGTTTTTTATGAGCAAATGAAATTATATCTTGCATTTCATTCGTAATGGGTGTATATTCTTAATTACGGTAATTGTTGCCGTGATTACATAATTTGCGGTCGTGGCGGAATTGGCAGACGCGCACGGTTCAGGTCCGTGTGGGCTAACCCCCCGTGGAGGTTCGAGTCCTCTCGACCGCACCACCTTAACAAAGAACAGGCTCTTGAATTTGTCCATGTGACGATTCAGGAGCTTTTTGCATAATGGGGATTTGCAAAGTGTTGCTCATGACCTGTGCCGACGAAATCTTGCACAACTATGGCGAAGATCGTGGAAACGAATTCGACGCATGCCGTGTTTTTGGAGAACGAGCGGAAAATGTTGCGTAACCTCTGGCTGATACGAAAGATATGCTTTTGAGAATCTGGGAGAAGGTAAAGGCTCAGGGAGCTTATTTGGAAATTATTCTCTTCGATACCAGTGATATGCAGCAGATGTTCTGGAAAAAAACGTTGAAAGCCGACGTCAAAATTGTGGAGATGGTCGCGCATATGATGAGCGCCGGCCTTATATGATCAAAAAGCTCATTGGCAAGTATTTCAAGCTCGATGCCGGGAAAATCGTAGTGACGACACCGTTGGTAGGCGGCGGTTACGGAGGTAAAGTACCGACGCAAATCGAGATCATCGCCTATTTGGCTTCCAAGGCGGTGAACGGCAAACCGGTAAAAGTATTTAACGAGCGCGAAGAAGATATGATAACTTCCCCGGTTCATATAGGCCTCGAAGCGACTGTCAAACTGGGATGTACAAAAGACGGCAAATTAAAAGCGGCCAAATTGTTTTATTTGTTCGATTCCGGAGCTTATTCCGATAAAGGAGCAACCATTAGCCGGGCGGCTGCGGTGAGCTGCACGGGTCCCTATTCCATCGAAAACGTATGGTGCGACTCTCTTTGCGTATATACCAATCATCCTTATGCCACCGCCTTTAGAGGGTTTGGGCATTCGGAGGTTTTATTCGCATTCGAGAGGACGATGGACATGCTAGCCGACAAGCTCGGGATGGATCCGTTGAAGTTACGGGAAATGAACGCCATTCTCCCCGGACATACGACTCCAACGCAAGTTTCTTTGAACACGAGTAATGTGGGAAACTTGCCCGAGTGCATTCGTAAGCTCAAATCCTTGATGAACTGGGAGGAAGGCAGGGTCATCCCTGTTAACGAGCGAAAGGTTCGAGCCAAAGGAATTTGTTGTATATGGAAAACATCGACAATCGATACAAACGCAAGCTCTAACGCGATTCTAACGTTTAATCCGGACGGCAGCGTGAACCTGCTGTCCGGCCTAGTCGAGATCGGAACGGGAACCAAAACGGTCCTCGCGCAGCTCGTCGCGGAGAAGCTGAAAATGGACGTTAGTCAAATCCATGTACGCATGGAAGTGGATACGCAGTCGATGCCGGAGCATTGGAAAACCGTTGCAAGCAGAGGCACTTATATGGCCGGCAAAGCTGTTCTGCAAGCTGCCGACGAGCTTATCCGCCAGCTCAAGGAGCTCGCTTCCCGTATACTGATTTGTTCACCCGATGATTTGGAGCTGGGATTCGGTGAAATTTACATGAAGGACGATCCGACCAAAACATGCAAAATCTCCGACATCGCTTACGGGTTTAAATATCCGAACGGCAACGCGATCGGCCGACAGATGATGGCCGCCGGGAGTTATATGTTCAAGCATATGACTCATCTGGACCGTGAGACCGGGGCCGGAAAACCGGGCCCGGAGTGGACGGTAGGAGCCCAGGGAATCGAGATCGAATACGATACGAGAGACTTTACCTACAAGATCATAAAAGCCTGCTCCGTCATCAATGTAGGAAAAGTATTGAATTTTAAAGCAGCCGTCGGGCAAGTCATGGGCGCTATGAGCATGGGGCTGGGATTTGCGGGGAGGGAGACTTTTTTATTTGATCGGAACGGCAAAGTGCTGAATCCTCAGCTTCGAAATTATGTCCCTCTGCGGTACGGCGAGCACCCGGAGTATATCGTCGAATTTGTGGAAACTCCGCATGTGGACGCCCCGCATGGAGCACGAGGCATAGGCGAGCACGGCTTGATCGGCATGCCTGCCGCTCTTGCTAACAGCCTGTCTGTCGCTGCAGGAGTACAACTGAATCAACTCCCCCTTGTTCCGGAGCTGATCTGGAATACCAAACAACCTGGAGGAATGTGATGATTCCGTTTGATTTTTCGTACTATAAATCAACAACACCAGAGGATGCCGTGGAGATGTACCGGGTTTTGCAGGATCAAGGGAAACAACCGTACTATTACGCAGGCGGTACCGAGCTGATCACATTGGGGAGAATACGTGAAGTCTATACGGAAGCGGTCATCGATATTAAAGGGATCGTAGAATGTCAATCGCTCGAGCTGGGAAAGGACCGGCTGACGGCCGGGGCGGCGGTATCTCTTGCGCGGCTCCAGGAGTCTCAATACTTCCCGCTGCTGGGACATGTCATTAGCGAGATCGCCGATCATACAGCGCGCAACAAAATCACGATCGGAGGCAACCTTTTCGGTCATATTTATTATCGGGAAGCTGCCCTGCCGCTGCTTATTACGGATACGGACGTCGTGATCGCCGGCAGAAACGGGAGAAGGCGCGCTCCGCTGCACTCCATATTTGACGAGCGCCCCGTGCTGGAGAAGGGGGAGCTGATGATCCAGTTGACCATCGCCTCCGGCGATCTCAGCCTCCCCGGCTTCACGGTGAAAAAAAGGAGACAGTGGGATATCGGATATCCGTTGATTACCGTAGCGTCTGTCAAAAAGAACGGGAAAATCCGGGTATCGGTCAGCGGTTTATGCCCCTTCCCATTTCGCGATGAACGAATCGAGGACTGCTTGAACGATACGGAACTTGGTTTTTCGGACCGAATCGAACAAGCGATGCGGCATCTGCCGGGGCCTGTCCTGAACGATGTGGAGGGATCCCGGGAATACCGGATCTTCGTGTTGAAAAATACCCTGCTGGACGTATTACATGAGCTGGAAGGAAAATCCGATGCACCAGGTTGAAGTAAACTTGCTATCAATGGCGAAATCCGGCCGATCATTGTCAGAAACGCCGATACATTGCTATATATTCTTCGCGAGAAGTTAGGCTTGACCGGAGCCAAGCCGGGCTGTCTGAACGGAGATTGCGGAGCCTGCACGATTCATGTGGATGGAGCCCCGATGAAATCTTGCCTGATGTTGGCGGTCGAAGCGGAAGGTTGTACAATTACAACTGTGGAGGGTTTAAACTATACGGCATTGCAAGCTCAATTCGTCGATAAATTTGCATTTCAGTGCGGATATTGTACGCCCGGTTTCATTATGAATGCCGACGCGTTAATTGCCAAACATCCCGATGCCGAAGATAAAGTCATCACGGAATGGCTTGATTCGAACATATGCCGCTGTACGGGGTACAAGGAAATTGAGGAAGCGGTAAAAACAGCGATGGCGATTGCCCGCTCGGCTTCGAATGCTTCACAATCGCTGTAAAGCCTTCCCCGAGAAGACTTCATCCATTTCCGTCTGTAATCTCGTCGTTATATCGTGCTGTTCCACAGAGGTTAATGTATCCTTGATATAGCCGAACAAATAGTTGTCCAAATCGAAAGATTTCAGCCGGCATCGGGTATGAAACATGAGGTGCTCAACGATATTTACATCGGTCATGGTACAGTTGTAGAAGATGATCCGATATATACTGCCTGATGGAGCTGATAATATGACTTTTATCCAGTTGCATAACAACCGATTCGGGAACAAGCCCGGAAGAGTCATTTCCAGTTACGAAGGCACTTCAATAACCGGTCCTTCGGAAACAAGCATCGTCACGCTAGCTCCTTGAGGTACGTAGTCTTGCTTTGCAATGTTCACTACTTTCGCACCAATGATATCGGATACCGTCCGTAAAATGTTCGTCAGACGTTCAGCATTGTACTGCTCGTCGATATATCCGATATAAGTTTCACGCTCGGCCCGGGTTTTCGTGTAACAGATGTCGTACATCTTGAAACTTAGCGATTTGGTTAGATTGTTAAAGCTCTGTAATTGGATAAATTGGATAAATTGGATAACCATTCTAATCTACTCCTTATTTGAAATCAATGAAGCATTGGTGGAACTGGGCCATGGGAGTGAAGTGAGATATGCAATTCGAGCTGATCGTTAATCGAAGCAAAAAAGATATCCTTCACGCTTGCCCCCTTTGCCTTTAGCTGAGTTTCAAGCCACTGCATGTCTTTTTTCATATAGGCAAGCACCTCTTTTAATACATTTCCATCCACGATTAACGGATAGGCCAGTCCGCTGTAGCTTTTCGCCACGCCCAGATCTTCCGCAGTTACGGCTGTCTTTGACGCTTTTTTGTACAAGGTCAATTTCCCGTTCGCTTCGAGAACGGCAAGCTCAACCTCATCCAGATTAAATACGTCTTTTTCCCGAATCATCTGAATAACGTTGTCGACCGAATATCGAACCTTTTGAAGGTTTCGTTTGATGATATGACCCTGATGGACGACAACGGTCGGTTCGAACGTAATCCACTTTCCGAATGTCCTCCATTTGATAGCTAGAGTGGAAACGGCGCGCTGCAAGAGGCCAATTACTACGATGGCATAAGCTGTATGCAGATGCTCGATTTTCGGATCGGCAATATCTGCCCCCACTACGGCACCCAACGCGAGAATGACAAGAAAATCGAACACCGGTAATTCGCCGATGGAACGTTTCCCCATATACAAGGCGATCAGTAACAAGAGAGGGAATATCGTGGCGATTCGTCCTGTTACAAGCAGAAGTTCTTTTACTGTCTCCAATAACATCCCTGCCTCCCTGGTTATCGTATGAGCTTCCTATCTCATCCACATGGCAAAGAAAGACCTACGACTCACTAGAAATTCTTACTGCAATTTGGGGTCGATTGGGGTCGCATGGTGGTTTGTTTTTGATTCCTGAAATAAGCTACTCTGTTCCATTGCTATTCCTGATTTTAAATCAAGTATGCGCTCCAATTCTCCAATCGTTACAGGCTTGGCATGCCGCATTAACTCGTAACCCATCTGACCATTGGGTTCCAGTGTAGCGAATTTGACATCGCTCAAATTAGAAATTCCATTTTGCCGGAGCCGCATTTCTAACATATCCACTGTGATTCGAAGGGAACGTAAATTTTTAGGTATGATTTGTCCATTTTCGATGATGATTTTAGAACGACCGCTCATGAGATTCTCTAACCAATCAAATTTCAGTTGCAAATATTCAATGATTAGCAGAGAGACAATAAAGATCGCAGCGGAGCCAATTGCTTTCCAAAGCTCATTGTTGGCAATCGGTTGAACAATGGTTGTACCGATTGAGATCATGATTACAGTTGTAGCGACGCTCATTTGAGAAATTGATTTTCTCCCCGAAACACGAAGAAGTATCATTCCGGCAATGACCAAGAAGGCTGATTTCCAAATCCAAGCCAAATCCAAGCCATATCCATTTAGTAACCTCCCTATTTAGAATATCCAGAATTAGGGTAAGTACTTTTGTCCGGATTTATTCATCCTAATATTAATAACGAGAGCCCAATAAATGGTCGAGCCTGCCGGATAGTTGGTAGCCAACTAAACTGGGCACGAAAAAACAAAAAACAAAATCAGTCTGCCGCTGGTACCGTCACTTTGTAAAAAACCTCCAGATGGAGGGCTTTTACATCTTAGTGCGCCTGGCATGGGCGTCATCTCTAGGGTGAAAGTCCCGAAAGGGGGCCGGCGAGCGCCTAGCGTTAGCCAAAAGCAAGGGCGTCCGTCGCGAGGCGGAGTCGGGAGGAAGCTGGAGGCAAACGCTCGACCCAAGGTACACGAACCTAATTGAGGCTGTATGAGCCGGATGAGTCTGCCAAACAAGACGAAGTTCCCAAGCCGCCAAGGGCTCATACAGTACGGTGTCCGTGCTTCCGGCTGAAGAGGAGACGGCTGTGGAACGAGGCTAGGCGGACCAGCCACTGGACGTGGCCAAGCTCATCGCCGCCACCACGCTGCCGGACATATCGCCGCCTGTAGCGGGCCTTTGTATGCGTCGCATCGACAATGAGAGCACTCTTTTCAAGATCCCTTGCTGGAGGGCCAGCTCAACCGACTTGCCGATAAGCAAATCCAGCACATTCAGATCTTTCAGCCGAAGTTTGCGGAACTTGGTGAGCGAAGAGGGATCGATGACCGGCTCTCCGGCGCCATCTTAAGCAAGTACTTGAAGGACATGTCTTGCGTGAGCACTCAACGATGTCCACATCCGACAGATCGAAAATGGCTTTCAGAAGCAAATATTTGAACATTCGCACCGGAAATCACCGCTTGAAATCTTACATGGTCAACCCGTGCATGATAGTTTATATTATTAACAATAAAGCTTCAGACACGGGGGTAGAAAGTAATGCAGCTGAAAGACATTCAGGTGACGATCCAGCAGATCGGTGTCGCGATTTCATCCGTTTTAAAACTGGAAGTGGAAATAGCCGATCACGAGCTGTATCGCATTGCAGGAACGGGGGCCGTCAAGTCAGGTATCTGGCAAAAAATGAGCAACGAGGATTTCGTTTACAGGGAATGCTTAAATACGGGCAAGCCGGTCATTGTCGATCGTCCGGGTTATCACAAGCTATGCGGTCCTTGCATGCATTACCGGAACTGT includes these proteins:
- a CDS encoding TetR family transcriptional regulator, with product MNNSSPKPGLRERKKLKTRATIQENALRLFREQGYQATTVEQIAEASEISPSTFFRYFSTKEAVVLEDDYDPLLIESFLKQPPELSIIQALKGAVKDGFDQIPEDEVVGIWERVSLSYEIPELQAAMIQQIITTGEMVASVIAQRQGCSKDELRVRSLAAAFVGIAMASQKFFIEQHDRSYPDILTEALSLLETGYNF
- a CDS encoding MFS transporter; the encoded protein is MTRSLKSKWWVLFSLTFGLLAVGLDMTILNVALPTLATDLQAPTSRLQWILDSYNLVLAAMLLPAGMLGDRFGRKTFLMLALLLFGGASAGCAYAASTGMLIFMRSLLGLGAAFLIPLSVSVLPVLFEGPERTKAMMVWASANMLGIPLGPILGGWLLNHYNWGAVFLINLPLIVIALIAVGLLMPESRSELRLKLDVAGVASSSIGLAAVTFGVIRAGEHGLGDALTLTTLLAGLIILIFFVLWERRTEHPLIDLSLFHSRGFTWGTILATCVSFALFGLLFVMPQYFQAVNGADALGTGLRLLPMIGGMLVGAKNSDLLLKKLNSRTIVALGFTVMAAALLLGTATDTGSTYGYAALWITLAGLGLGFALPISMDLAIGALSAERSGVGSALVMALRQVGGAVGVALLGSALNSAYRSGLRLDGLPVEAASAVRQSASAGAAVAGRLNLPDLLGMVRSAFVQGMQHMLWICAGIAAAGILLALVFLPRQTAEPAAEPQKLSS
- a CDS encoding radical SAM protein, encoding MTYKALELVKPQVWELEGLEVGVTSNCNFRCDYCCAYNRNDGQSLTGSEIITILEELPKLKRVRLSGGEVTLKYEDCVEVVSYCASRGISTQLNSNASLLNEERIGGLANAGLTTIHISFNFTSEEAFSRYYNIHPSIYRKICENIALFAQTNVDTVLETLLFSETERNMREISDHVYDLGVRTHEIQNSIIMNHTGWKSIAAREGLKAAVTDLIANKREDTILYFTCMDRFMEALGFREQPGVYFPHCIEGKTQLHLHGNGDILISELCHPVIIGNIYKGTSLKDIYNPTPEPLAAFLEKQPCPALDALFPEGLPVT
- a CDS encoding methyl-accepting chemotaxis protein — its product is MKIRTKLSIMILAVTLLSTLLMGGFSYIKSADSLENMSDDSMLSLNKSSAETINAMVEKEQTRMAQFAGESDVRTLLSQGKNGGAADASIQKAVTGRLKEITTEAGNLEHVFVVNLKGDDVADSDEALLGANFSDRAYTKAVLGAGEPYISETLKSKSTGAFILAFAHPVKVDGQLVGFVASAVFADSLTTYLGDIHAVNGSSSYAYIVDDKGILLFHPTKEKIGGAVENDSIKAVVARVQKGEKPEDAIVSYVFNGLDKKAAYTVLPDTKWTLVLAADVGEVMKPVNDMTTFVVLLGLVSLVVTLLIGLIVSQRITAPILKVTELINKTAELDLKYDASYEHLRKNKDETGIIANAMFRTREALRVMAGSLVSISSKVLHNAEELERLAVDVRENAHDNGATTQELSAGMEETAASTEEMTAAIHEIDSNVGAISEKAKSGAAGAVEIADRALSMREETQKSADHAKGLYTSVRGKMEQAIEDSAQIERINELAKTIMEITAQTNLLSLNAGIEAARAGDAGRGFAVVAGEIRKLAERSAQTASGITEIVSGVHTSVDQMRGSSEELLSFIDQNVLTDYDNFLEVSEKYTDDAEMVRNLMEDFQSSAGHLSETVSAITIAINEVAATISESAAGVHDIAERTSDIVEKTFKEAEMADENTVSAKELQRLVEQFKL
- a CDS encoding FAD binding domain-containing protein, encoding MIPFDFSYYKSTTPEDAVEMYRVLQDQGKQPYYYAGGTELITLGRIREVYTEAVIDIKGIVECQSLELGKDRLTAGAAVSLARLQESQYFPLLGHVISEIADHTARNKITIGGNLFGHIYYREAALPLLITDTDVVIAGRNGRRRAPLHSIFDERPVLEKGELMIQLTIASGDLSLPGFTVKKRRQWDIGYPLITVASVKKNGKIRVSVSGLCPFPFRDERIEDCLNDTELGFSDRIEQAMRHLPGPVLNDVEGSREYRIFVLKNTLLDVLHELEGKSDAPG
- a CDS encoding (2Fe-2S)-binding protein, whose translation is MNGEIRPIIVRNADTLLYILREKLGLTGAKPGCLNGDCGACTIHVDGAPMKSCLMLAVEAEGCTITTVEGLNYTALQAQFVDKFAFQCGYCTPGFIMNADALIAKHPDAEDKVITEWLDSNICRCTGYKEIEEAVKTAMAIARSASNASQSL
- a CDS encoding DUF421 domain-containing protein; protein product: METVKELLLVTGRIATIFPLLLLIALYMGKRSIGELPVFDFLVILALGAVVGADIADPKIEHLHTAYAIVVIGLLQRAVSTLAIKWRTFGKWITFEPTVVVHQGHIIKRNLQKVRYSVDNVIQMIREKDVFNLDEVELAVLEANGKLTLYKKASKTAVTAEDLGVAKSYSGLAYPLIVDGNVLKEVLAYMKKDMQWLETQLKAKGASVKDIFFASINDQLELHISLHSHGPVPPMLH